In Balaenoptera acutorostrata chromosome 19, mBalAcu1.1, whole genome shotgun sequence, the following proteins share a genomic window:
- the LOC103013656 gene encoding LOW QUALITY PROTEIN: capZ-interacting protein-like (The sequence of the model RefSeq protein was modified relative to this genomic sequence to represent the inferred CDS: inserted 2 bases in 2 codons; deleted 1 base in 1 codon) — protein sequence MEERPAETNASVDDSAPPSVAQXAERFREQAAAAKETPASKPTRRKLPCSLSLFLPRVELGQNGEEKSPPNANHPPKVKVKSSPLIEKLQASLAFDPAALLPGASPKSPGLKAMVSPFHSQLSTPSSPGVWSQASEPEEVPVSFDQPPEGSHLPSYSKVQTRGSIKRCPPSRRFRRPQSDCGDLGELRAVESSQEDGAKEENGDEVFPAKSKTPGSPPLRRTPSRTEKQEEKGRASGVAQQHETAMGNSEEGASQRPAQASSLEAEDGCGSRTEEKPAEEQMEEPTEVKERVASEEEEPGQRSQDTEGLEEGAVGEETPPQPXPGGGEGDHSPEQGTGKEKQDEGAVLKPGCDPGTVHAQLDTSSEVPKTEDNTPVQGTKR from the exons TGGCCC TGGCCGAGCGATTCAGGGAGCAGGCAGCCGCTGCAAAGGAGACACCAGCCAGTAAACCAACAAGAAGGAAACTGCCCTGCTCCCTCTCTCTGTTCCTCCCCAGGGTAGAACTGGGCCAGAATGGTGAAGAGAAGTCACCGCCCAATGCAAACCACCCTCCTAAAGTCAAGGTGAAGAGCTCGCCTCTGATCGAGAAGCTCCAGGCCAGTTTAGCCTTTGATCCAGCGGCCCTGCTGCCTGGGGCCTCACCCAAGAGTCCCGGACTCAAGGCCATGGTATCACCATTTCACAGCCAGCTTTCTACCCCCAGCAGCCCTGGCGTGTGGTCTCAGGCCAGCGAGCCAGAGGAGGTGCCCGTCAGCTTTGACCAGCCTCCTGAAGGCAGTCATCTGCCCTCTTACAGTAAGGTGCAGACGAGGGGCTCCATAAAAAGGTGCCCTCCCTCCAGGCGATTCAGAAGGCCCCAGTCGGATTGTGGGGACCTGGGGGAGCTCAGGGCCGTGGAGTCCTCCCAGGAGGATGGTGCCAAGGAAGAGAATGGGGACGAGGTGTTCCCAGCCAAGAGCAAGACTCCAGGATCCCCTCCTCTGAGGAGGACGCCCAGCAGGACAGAGAagcaggaggagaagggaagggccTCGGGGGTAGCCCAGCAGCACGAAACGGCCATGGGGAACTCCGAGGAGGGGGCTAGCCAGCGTCCAGCCCAAGCCTCCAGCCTAGAGGCAGAGGATGGGTGTGGGAGCCGCACGGAGGAGAAACCGGCTGAAGAGCAGATGGAAGAGCCTACAGAGGTGAAGGAGAGGGTGGCCAGTGAAGAGGAGGAGCCCGGACAGAGGAGCCAAGACacagaggggctggaggagggagctgTGGGGGAGGAGACCCCCCCACAGC atcctggaggaggggagggcgaCCACAGTCCTGAGCAGGGGACCGGCAAGGAAAAGCAAGAT GAGGGGGCCGTCCTCAAGCCAGGCTGTGACCCTGGCACTGTCCATGCCCAGCTGGACACTAGCAGTGAGGTCCCCAAGACAGAGGATAACACCCCTGTCCAGGGCACTAAAAGATGA